A part of Bacteroidia bacterium genomic DNA contains:
- a CDS encoding helix-turn-helix domain-containing protein, with amino-acid sequence MVQNQAKGLNMATITEEFKIKGMICSRCLKVLNTELKGTGAEVVDIHLGKIVIRYNPDKIKKSLIKQTIEENEFEIIWDKESVLAEQIKRWVINYIWNTDQQENLSDYLAKKLNSNYDYLSKMFSKTFGKTIERYSILLKMERTKEFIENGDLSFSEIAYALGYQNLSALSRLFKRETGMTLKEYKNLGVSRRIPIDKI; translated from the coding sequence ATGGTTCAAAACCAAGCTAAAGGATTAAATATGGCAACTATAACAGAAGAGTTTAAGATAAAAGGAATGATTTGCAGCCGTTGCCTGAAAGTTCTAAATACAGAATTAAAAGGAACAGGAGCAGAAGTTGTTGATATTCATCTTGGTAAAATTGTGATTCGTTATAACCCTGACAAAATCAAAAAATCCCTGATTAAACAAACTATTGAGGAGAATGAGTTTGAAATTATTTGGGACAAAGAAAGCGTTCTTGCGGAGCAAATTAAAAGATGGGTAATTAATTACATCTGGAACACTGATCAGCAAGAAAATCTATCTGATTATCTAGCGAAAAAATTGAATAGCAACTATGATTATTTAAGCAAAATGTTTTCAAAAACATTTGGGAAAACTATTGAACGTTACAGTATTTTATTAAAAATGGAACGCACCAAAGAATTTATTGAGAATGGTGATTTGAGCTTTAGTGAAATAGCTTATGCTTTAGGTTATCAAAATCTTTCAGCTCTTTCGAGACTCTTCAAAAGAGAAACAGGAATGACTCTAAAAGAATATAAAAATCTTGGTGTAAGCAGAAGGATTCCGATAGACAAAATATGA
- a CDS encoding heme-binding domain-containing protein, with amino-acid sequence MKKIIQRIIVVGLFALVGIQFIPANLNKQEVIPTSDIRHVYDIPDRVLNILETSCYDCHSNNTNYPWYSNIQPARMIMDHHVKEGKEELNFNEFKNYSDRRKKNKIKSIISQIEDGNMPIPSYALMHNDVRVSADDKKEVMKWFKTKLKD; translated from the coding sequence ATGAAGAAGATTATACAAAGGATAATTGTTGTTGGTTTGTTTGCATTGGTCGGAATACAGTTTATTCCGGCCAATCTAAACAAGCAGGAGGTTATTCCTACCTCAGATATTAGGCATGTTTATGATATTCCTGATAGAGTTTTGAATATCCTTGAAACATCTTGTTATGATTGCCACAGCAACAACACGAATTACCCTTGGTATAGTAATATTCAACCAGCTCGAATGATAATGGATCATCATGTAAAGGAAGGGAAAGAAGAACTGAATTTCAATGAGTTTAAAAACTATTCTGATAGAAGGAAAAAGAACAAGATAAAATCAATCATCAGTCAAATCGAAGATGGTAATATGCCAATTCCTTCATATGCGTTGATGCACAATGATGTTAGAGTATCAGCAGATGATAAAAAAGAAGTGATGAAATGGTTCAAAACCAAGCTAAAGGATTAA